A window from Ignavibacteriota bacterium encodes these proteins:
- a CDS encoding 4Fe-4S binding protein: MSKIDKNLEKPIQKYRLYIQLLFVAIVLWIGVEFYLFTTFLESNGTSTFYERPPGVEAFLPISSLMSLYYFILSGEIHQAHPAGLVIFVGIIFVSFVYGKSFCSWICPIGFISESLGDFGEKIQKKLFKKRLQMPKFLDYPLRSLKYLILGFFAYSIFFSMTTEALRYFLDSPYNIISDVKMYYFFAQISQFSLIVITVLFGLSILFRNFWCRYLCPYGAFLGFISLFSPNKIVRNKQSCIDCNLCAKACPSFIKVDKVKTVISDECTTCMSCVDVCPVKDTLELKSIYTKNKVSKKVIAIGVVVIYFTIITIGMLSGNWQNSIPKEKYLELYQQKNSIDHIRSSEDIKELNQISNSNKKE, from the coding sequence ATGTCAAAAATAGATAAGAATCTCGAAAAACCAATTCAAAAATATAGATTATATATTCAACTCTTATTTGTTGCAATTGTTTTATGGATTGGAGTTGAATTTTATTTATTCACAACTTTTTTAGAAAGTAATGGTACTTCAACTTTTTACGAAAGACCGCCCGGAGTTGAAGCTTTTCTTCCCATAAGCTCATTGATGAGTTTATACTATTTTATACTTTCCGGAGAAATTCATCAAGCGCATCCGGCTGGATTAGTAATTTTTGTGGGAATTATTTTTGTTTCATTTGTTTATGGAAAATCTTTTTGCAGTTGGATTTGTCCAATTGGATTTATCTCGGAATCACTCGGAGATTTTGGTGAAAAAATTCAGAAAAAATTATTTAAGAAAAGATTGCAAATGCCAAAATTTTTGGATTATCCACTCCGAAGTTTGAAATATTTAATTTTGGGATTTTTTGCGTATTCTATATTTTTTTCAATGACAACCGAAGCGTTGAGATATTTTCTTGATTCACCATACAACATAATCTCCGATGTAAAAATGTACTATTTCTTTGCACAAATTTCTCAATTTTCATTAATAGTAATTACAGTACTTTTTGGTTTATCAATTTTATTTAGAAATTTTTGGTGCAGATATTTATGTCCTTACGGTGCATTCTTGGGATTCATTTCACTTTTCAGTCCAAATAAAATTGTTAGAAATAAACAGAGTTGTATCGATTGTAATTTGTGCGCAAAGGCTTGTCCATCATTTATAAAAGTTGATAAAGTAAAAACAGTAATTTCCGATGAATGCACAACATGTATGAGCTGTGTGGATGTTTGTCCGGTTAAAGACACGCTTGAGCTAAAATCAATTTACACAAAAAACAAAGTCTCAAAAAAAGTAATTGCAATTGGAGTTGTTGTAATTTATTTTACAATAATCACAATTGGAATGCTTTCCGGAAATTGGCAAAACTCAATTCCTAAAGAAAAATATTTAGAATTGTATCAGCAAAAAAATT
- a CDS encoding cbb3-type cytochrome c oxidase subunit I, whose amino-acid sequence MNFLETFMKGEKGLFKPNTLTPMQKLTLRFVVVGLVYYAFAVIEGMIMRLYEIKPIEAIGNEQFFAIMTAHPLVGIFGSTYSIVFGAFLFLVPFLMKKPLWSIKLGNWTLWLIAIGTFIFWFAGFISHYSPLYTLYWPLPADFTQFSVWGGTFFILGIALVMVGTVFFVINIFKTIAYTPQGWEKQPGGELIKSALGLSGFKNLFSKKKKEHLVSLPVAAIARGTVDTALNAGIILFTGVLILVYMIAEIAGSSLKHSAVDALLYKNWFWWGLDLIADGLVLIFVAGTWYLLATMISGKKLFMENIARAALFVEMVVSWTVWSHHLMSDQAQPGILKILSGEMVTAFELITQGLAFFITLVTLWSARPLKMTNPLKFLLGGLLGFALAVPAGIMQADLGLNRILHNTQWIIGPHVHVAILVGLTMTLYSAIYILLPVLTNGAELYSQKLANFHFWAHLIGGIGMGAFMGMAGLKGMLRRAVYFNGEFNLYMILAALAGSLLLFGFLAFFYNIVMTVGLNGVIGIFMPSKLKTKDLLPSK is encoded by the coding sequence ATGAACTTTTTAGAAACTTTTATGAAAGGTGAAAAAGGTTTGTTCAAACCTAACACTTTAACACCAATGCAAAAATTAACTTTGAGATTTGTTGTTGTTGGATTAGTCTATTATGCCTTTGCTGTAATTGAGGGAATGATAATGAGATTGTACGAAATAAAACCAATTGAAGCGATCGGCAACGAACAATTTTTTGCAATTATGACCGCACATCCGCTTGTTGGAATTTTTGGATCAACATATTCAATTGTGTTTGGAGCTTTTCTTTTTCTCGTTCCCTTCTTGATGAAAAAACCTTTATGGAGTATCAAACTTGGAAATTGGACTTTATGGTTAATTGCTATCGGAACTTTTATATTTTGGTTTGCGGGATTTATATCTCACTATTCGCCATTGTACACACTGTATTGGCCTTTACCTGCAGACTTTACGCAATTTAGTGTTTGGGGCGGAACATTTTTTATTTTGGGAATTGCATTAGTTATGGTTGGAACTGTTTTCTTTGTGATAAATATTTTCAAAACTATTGCTTACACTCCGCAAGGTTGGGAAAAACAACCGGGTGGTGAGTTGATCAAATCTGCATTGGGTTTAAGCGGATTTAAAAATTTATTTTCGAAAAAGAAAAAAGAACATTTGGTTTCTCTACCAGTTGCGGCTATTGCAAGAGGAACTGTTGATACGGCTTTAAATGCCGGAATAATTTTATTTACCGGAGTTTTAATTCTTGTTTACATGATTGCGGAAATTGCCGGCTCAAGCTTAAAACATTCCGCAGTAGATGCATTACTTTACAAAAATTGGTTTTGGTGGGGATTGGATTTAATTGCAGATGGATTAGTATTAATTTTCGTTGCCGGAACTTGGTATTTACTTGCGACAATGATTTCCGGAAAAAAATTATTCATGGAAAACATTGCGCGCGCGGCTTTATTTGTTGAAATGGTTGTTTCATGGACGGTTTGGTCACATCATTTAATGTCGGATCAAGCTCAACCCGGAATTTTAAAAATTCTTTCCGGTGAAATGGTAACTGCTTTTGAACTTATCACACAAGGTTTGGCTTTCTTTATTACGCTTGTAACTTTGTGGAGTGCGCGACCTTTGAAAATGACAAATCCACTGAAATTTTTATTAGGCGGATTACTTGGTTTTGCTCTCGCTGTTCCGGCTGGAATTATGCAAGCCGATTTAGGATTAAACAGAATTCTGCACAATACTCAATGGATTATTGGTCCGCATGTTCACGTAGCAATTTTAGTTGGATTAACAATGACACTATATTCCGCAATTTATATTTTGCTTCCGGTTCTTACAAATGGCGCTGAATTGTACAGTCAGAAATTAGCAAACTTTCACTTTTGGGCACATCTAATTGGCGGAATTGGAATGGGAGCTTTTATGGGAATGGCTGGATTAAAAGGAATGTTACGCCGCGCCGTTTATTTCAACGGCGAATTTAATTTGTATATGATTTTAGCAGCTTTAGCCGGAAGTTTATTATTATTCGGATTTTTAGCATTCTTCTATAATATTGTAATGACAGTTGGATTAAATGGTGTTATTGGAATTTTTATGCCTTCAAAATTAAAAACAAAAGATTTGCTGCCTTCAAAATAA
- a CDS encoding cytochrome C oxidase subunit II: MVDSNVVLTGQTFAYTFYVLAIMSLMAWFAYKVTRDGKSKEVKPAVFYSFVGFLVLIGVSLHIATHYTIPWKPMDLDRAEITPDKVFEISVADHKFILPSEKLQIKVNEKVLFNVTSEDLTYGFGVFRKDNSMMFQMQVIPGHVNDILWQFDRPGVYSIRSTEYSGWKGINMVVEDVVDVTE, translated from the coding sequence ATGGTTGATTCAAACGTTGTATTAACCGGACAAACTTTTGCTTATACGTTTTATGTTTTAGCAATTATGTCTCTTATGGCTTGGTTTGCTTACAAAGTTACCCGCGATGGAAAAAGTAAAGAAGTTAAGCCAGCGGTTTTTTATTCATTTGTTGGATTTTTAGTTTTAATTGGCGTCTCGCTTCACATTGCTACACATTACACAATTCCTTGGAAGCCGATGGATCTGGATCGTGCGGAAATTACTCCCGATAAAGTTTTCGAAATTTCTGTTGCAGATCACAAGTTTATTCTTCCCTCGGAAAAGCTTCAAATCAAAGTAAATGAAAAAGTTTTGTTCAATGTTACTTCCGAAGATCTCACATATGGCTTCGGTGTTTTTAGAAAAGACAATTCAATGATGTTTCAAATGCAAGTAATTCCTGGTCATGTAAATGATATACTTTGGCAGTTTGATAGACCCGGAGTTTATTCAATCCGATCAACTGAATATTCCGGCTGGAAAGGAATAAACATGGTTGTTGAAGATGTTGTTGATGTAACTGAATAA